From the Lathyrus oleraceus cultivar Zhongwan6 chromosome 4, CAAS_Psat_ZW6_1.0, whole genome shotgun sequence genome, one window contains:
- the LOC127136397 gene encoding uncharacterized protein LOC127136397, which translates to MDVVREEQATFREEMDSVKSKIEQIFEAIQALARREEEARVAAAARNDALVQGVALQSGPSVPIPNPVIYGLPPGFVPPPERTDVPPPAHTSGVAEGVVVQGPPIVNQVGIPRTDEELQDEFEMQNYNGATPMVIPTAAQDSEAILMCRALAEKLRILEGHNSTRLNALEMCLVPVAVIPPKFKAPKFEKYEGLTCPNINLKMYCRKMVAYARDDKLMIHCFQDSLTEASLDWYMQLECINIHTWDELAEAFANQYKYNTDMAPNRTQLQSMAQKDNESFKEYAQC; encoded by the coding sequence ATGGATGTAGTTCGAGAAGAACAAGCTACCTTCAGAGAGGAGATGGACTCTGTCAAAAGCAAGATTGAGCAGATCTTTGAGGCTATACAAGCTCTGGCTAGAAGGGAAGAAGAGGCTCGTGTTGCCGCTGCTGCAAGGAACGATGCCCTAGTTCAAGGGGTTGCTCTTCAGTCAGGACCTTCAGTTCCTATTCCAAATCCTGTTATCTATGGTCTTCCTCCAGGTTTTGTTCCACCGCCTGAAAGAACTGATGTGCCTCCACCTGCGCATACTTCTGGAGTAGCTGAGGGAGTCGTTGTGCAAGGACCTCCGATAGTCAATCAAGTAGGCATTCCCCGCACTGATGAGGAGCTCCAGGACGAGTTTGAAATGCAGAATTACAATGGAGCTACTCCAATGGTCATCCCTACTGCTGCCCAAGATTCTGAGGCTATCTTGATGTGCCGTGCTCTGGCCGAAAAGCTAAGAATCTTGGAAGGACATAACTCAACCCGATTAAATGCCTTGGAGATGTGTCTGGTCCCAGTCGCAGTAATTCCTCCAAAATTCAAAGCGCCTAAATTTGAAAAATATGAAGGTCTCACATGTCCTAACATAAACTTGAAAATGTATTGCAGAAAAATGGTTGCCTATGCTAGAGATGATAAGCTCATGATCCATTGCTTTCAGGATAGTCTAACTGaggcatctttggattggtacatgcaGTTGGAGTGTATCAACATCCACACTTGGGATGAGTTAGCTGAAGCATTTGCAAACCAATACAAATATAATACTGACATGGCACCAAACCGTACTCAGCTTCAGAGTATGGCCCAGAAAGACAATGAAtcttttaaagaatacgcacaatGCTAG